The genomic region CAAATGAAGAGACACCACTAACTGACACGTCTCAAGGTAATGATACACTAGCTACTGCTGTTCCAAATGATTCATCTGATGTCAACAATGGTTCTTCAACAGACGTTTCGAATAATCTTTCAGAAAGTGACACAACTCATGAAGACGACACACCTACAACTGCTAATGATACAGGCATCTCTGGCAATCAGAGTCAAGATGAAATGGCGCATCCAAATATGTCAAATCATAACGTCATCTCATTAGGTGCTCAAGAAGGTTTAGCTGATACCTTAATGACACAAAATATAAGTAAACAAAATGCACAATCATCAACACATGCTGAACAAATGCATTCAAAAACACAAGAAGCTAATCAACTTCCTGAAACAGGTCAAACAACACACACATCACGTACTGGCTTACTTGCGATGATAACAGGTGCTCTCATGTCACTTTTTGCATTTAGACACCGTCGTCACAAACAATAAAACACGCTTAAAGTAAAAAATAAGGACTGAGACATAAATATCTCAGTCCTTATTTTTTAAAGTATAACAGTGAATCATGACATGCATAAACGACGTATTGTTGGCGAGACGCCTGAGGGAATAGGATGAGCGTCGAGACCCGGGCTCGACCCATCTCCTAGGAAATGCGAGCCAAACAATACGAATGATTGATAAAGGAATAGCGTAGAGATGATTCAATCATGAATCATCTCTACGCTATATTTTGGGATTATGGTCCAGCTTCTATTTTCATATATTATTTACGATAAACTTTAATGTTGATTTCATAATAGTCATCGTGTTCTTTTTCTTTTTGCTCATAATGAATACCGTTTGCACTAATCTCTAATAAACTATCCGCAATAATATCTCGAGCTGCAGAAATATCTCTCGTAAATCCTGGCGGGCGTGCTACCATCTTTTGTTTATCTTCTTGCGTGACTTGAGATTGTTTTAACCTATCTTCAGTTTGTTTAACATTTAAATGTTCACTCAAAATAGTATCCAACATTGCTAATTGTCGCTCTTTCGATAGACTAATCAAAGCACGTGCATGACGTTCAGTAATTTGATGGTTTCTTACAGCATCAATGACTGGTCCTTCTAGTTTTAGTAACCGCAATTTATTAGCAATGAAACTTTGGCTTTTACCAACACTTTTGGCAAGTTCGGATTGTGTAATCCCTTCAAATGCAAGCAACTTCTTATAAGCTTCAGCTTCTTCAATTGGAGATAAATTTTCCCGCTGTATATTTTCAATTAATGCAACAACGGCAG from Staphylococcus felis harbors:
- a CDS encoding ParB/RepB/Spo0J family partition protein, which translates into the protein MKKPFSKLFGLKNKDELLEVSEADRQGVESIKIERIVPNRYQPRQTFDPARIEELADSIRAHGLLQPIVVRPIEENMYEIIAGERRFRALQLNQMTEADVLIRHLDDEETAVVALIENIQRENLSPIEEAEAYKKLLAFEGITQSELAKSVGKSQSFIANKLRLLKLEGPVIDAVRNHQITERHARALISLSKERQLAMLDTILSEHLNVKQTEDRLKQSQVTQEDKQKMVARPPGFTRDISAARDIIADSLLEISANGIHYEQKEKEHDDYYEINIKVYRK